A region of the Desulforhopalus sp. genome:
TCATGCACCTATATGCAACCGGCAACATCAACAACAAAAAGAAGGGCATAAACGAAGGCAAAATGGTCGCCTCGATGGCCGTCGGCACGAGCAATCTCTATGAATTCCTTAATGACAATCCCGCCATTGAGTTTCATCCGTCCGACTATGTGAACGATCCCTTCGTAATTTCACAACATAATCGAATGGTCTCCATGAACGTTGCAAAGACTATCGATCTTACCGGCCAGGTCTCAGCCGAAGCATCTGCCACTACACGATTTGCCGGAGTGTCTGGCATTCCGGATTTTGTTCGCGGAGCACGACGTTCACCAGCAGGCAAATCTATTCTCATGATCTTTTCCACCACTGAAACGGAAAATGGTCTGGAATCAAACATTGTTCCTTATATTCGAGACAATGTTGTCGTCGTGCCACGGGGGGATGTACACTATGTGGTCTCAGAATATGGTTCCGTCAATCTCTTCGGTAAAAGCATCCAGGAGCGGGTTATTGCAATGATCAGCATTGCCCACCCGCAATTCAGAGAAGAACTCTTTGAGGCAGCTAAAAAACGTGGATTCATTGGTGCCGAAAGAACCTTGGGTGAGGCAGCACGTGCAGTATACCCTGTTCAATTGGAAGAGACGCTCACCATCAACGGCGTCAACATCACCGTCCGTCCGGCTAAACCGGTCGATGAGCGGCGCATCCAGGAGCACTACTACAGCCTCCCGAAAGAAGACATTCTTTCAAGATTTTTCTGCCAAAAAACCATTTTCGCCCGGGCCGAAATGGAAAGCCGTTCACACGTCGATTATGTCAATGACCTGACGTTTGTGGCAGTTGTCGGAGAATTTGGCTTTGGCCGTGTCGTAGCCGTTGCGGAAAGCATGAAACTACCAGATAAAAACATGGCCGAGGTGGCATTTTCGGTCAGTGAAGAATATCAAGGAAAAGGGCTCGGGACGTTTTTTATTAAAAAACTGGCAGCTGTAGCAAGGGAAAACGGTATTGGCGGACTGATGGCCTACACCTTCCCGAGCAACAAGGCAATGATCAATCTTTTCAAAACATTACCATACAAGGTGAAAACGCAGTACGAAGATGGCGACCTCATTCTCAGTTGCCGCTTTAACGAGATGGAATCATAACCTGAGCACAGGAGAGGGACTAAAGTCCCTCTCCCCTACATCTATAATCCAAGAATGGTTCTGGTGATCACAGATACAACAGGGGTAAACACAGAACTGATCCCATCCCAATCGCTCAATCGCACTGCAGCAAAGATGCTGATCAAAGTAATTGGGCCGATAATATTCAAATTCTTTTTTGCCCTGTTAAAAAGAGGGGTGTCTGGGAAAAAAGCCAGGAGCAAAACCGAACCTGGGAGTGGTGGTATCATAATCAGGCCGTAAACTGCCATGGTAACGTTAACAGCCGCAACCATTGAAAATACGTTATCTACCAAACCAAAGCTACCAATGAGCCAGTTCAAGCTTGCAGCAATGTTAGCCAAGAGCAGGTTTGCCATGGGACCGGCTAATCGCGCAATTATCAGAAATAGCCGAGGATGTTTTTTGAATTTGCTTACATCTATATCCATCTCCTTTGCCCAACCAAATCCCGCAACCAGAAAATTCAAACTGCCAAGAACACTCATGTGCAGGAAGACGTTATAGTGAAAACGGTCTTTTGCACCAACCCGCGAATCGCCTAACAGCGTTGCGACAAAAGCCTGTCCCTCGGCACTCACCATAATTCCAGCAAGAGCCGCTACGCAGAAAACTGCAACAGTTTCCACCGCAAGGTGAGAATAATCGATGAGATACGGAAAATAGAAATCCAAAGCAACAGCCCCCTTGAAATGTATTTTAGAATTGTTGCCTTAGCTTTACCTGAAAACAGCAACTTATGCCAAAAAAAATGGTGAGATCCCGTCCGGAATCTCACCATTTTTCACCCGTATTAACTGTTGTTATTTCAGCTTATCGTTAACCATTTTCTGAATCTGCTCAACGATCTCCGGATTAGCAAGGGTCATAACGTTCCCGACATCACCCCTATTGGAGATGGCACCAAGTACCCTGCGCATGATCTTTCCGGAACGCGTTTTCGGCATATCAGGCACTATCCAGATGTTTCT
Encoded here:
- a CDS encoding GNAT family N-acetyltransferase, whose protein sequence is MEKTMPNSQYWADGYLAKAVTPEIAISHIKSGQRVFIGSGCGEPQILVKKLVENSNKFSGLEIVRLLGRETVSLAEVADKTKDTNLNIRSIYLGSTNPQAIAKQRRFITPMNMSDVPALFTKRKLPLNVALIQVSPIDDFGWMSLGISVDVTMAAARSADFVIAQVNPRMPRIMGHSFIHVNDVDLLVEYEEELLSIPDSRITSEAAISIGRHIANLIEDGSTLQIGLDSASQATVQGLSKKNDLGVHSQFLTDDIMHLYATGNINNKKKGINEGKMVASMAVGTSNLYEFLNDNPAIEFHPSDYVNDPFVISQHNRMVSMNVAKTIDLTGQVSAEASATTRFAGVSGIPDFVRGARRSPAGKSILMIFSTTETENGLESNIVPYIRDNVVVVPRGDVHYVVSEYGSVNLFGKSIQERVIAMISIAHPQFREELFEAAKKRGFIGAERTLGEAARAVYPVQLEETLTINGVNITVRPAKPVDERRIQEHYYSLPKEDILSRFFCQKTIFARAEMESRSHVDYVNDLTFVAVVGEFGFGRVVAVAESMKLPDKNMAEVAFSVSEEYQGKGLGTFFIKKLAAVARENGIGGLMAYTFPSNKAMINLFKTLPYKVKTQYEDGDLILSCRFNEMES